Proteins encoded in a region of the Chloroflexota bacterium genome:
- a CDS encoding CoA transferase: protein MVKPLQDVRVADFTWVVAGPLCVRILADFGAQVIHVETGTRLDPIRYTPPYKDNIPGTNRSGYFHNYNSNKYGITLNLKHPRAAEIARKIILWADIVAENFNPGAMKRLGLSYDDIRKIKPDIIMISLGSKGQTGPHAHLPAFGAHLAALSGFTAITGWPDRDPPVTFGAYTDSIAGRFGAATLLAALDYRRRTGKGQYIDLSQSEAGIQFLVPPLLDYDVNGRTWGRSGNRHPAAAPHGAYRCRGEDRWCAIAVFTDQEWEAMCRVMGNPPWSKDSKFATILDRKRNEEELDALIEQWTIGHSAEEVMALLQEAGVSAGVVETAEDLHNDPQLKRRHHFWVLEHQEIGESTYDSMGSQLSITPAELHKAAHTLGQDNYYVYTQVLGLSDEEFVNLMQQGVID from the coding sequence ATGGTGAAACCCCTTCAGGATGTGAGGGTCGCTGATTTTACCTGGGTTGTTGCCGGGCCGCTATGCGTCAGGATTCTGGCCGATTTTGGGGCGCAGGTCATCCATGTAGAAACAGGCACGCGGCTGGACCCAATCAGATACACGCCGCCCTACAAAGATAATATCCCAGGAACAAACCGCAGCGGTTACTTCCACAATTACAATAGCAACAAGTATGGCATAACCCTGAACCTGAAGCATCCTAGAGCAGCAGAAATAGCCCGAAAGATCATTCTGTGGGCTGACATTGTTGCCGAAAACTTTAACCCTGGAGCGATGAAACGACTGGGGCTGAGCTACGATGATATAAGGAAAATAAAGCCAGACATCATTATGATCAGCCTGGGCTCCAAGGGTCAGACTGGCCCCCACGCCCACCTCCCCGCTTTCGGCGCTCACCTGGCCGCGCTCTCCGGTTTCACTGCCATCACTGGCTGGCCTGATCGAGACCCACCGGTGACTTTCGGAGCTTATACCGACAGCATCGCCGGGCGCTTCGGGGCGGCCACTCTTCTGGCGGCTCTGGATTACCGTCGCAGGACGGGCAAGGGACAGTACATCGATCTTTCCCAATCCGAGGCTGGCATCCAATTTCTGGTTCCACCTCTGCTTGACTATGACGTCAACGGCAGGACATGGGGGAGGAGTGGAAACCGCCATCCTGCCGCTGCCCCCCACGGTGCCTATCGCTGCCGAGGAGAGGACAGATGGTGTGCCATCGCTGTTTTCACCGATCAGGAATGGGAAGCGATGTGCCGTGTCATGGGCAACCCACCCTGGTCGAAGGACAGCAAGTTTGCCACCATCCTGGACAGAAAGAGGAACGAAGAGGAGTTGGACGCTCTGATAGAACAGTGGACAATAGGGCATTCTGCAGAAGAGGTGATGGCCCTTCTACAAGAGGCTGGCGTGTCTGCCGGGGTGGTAGAGACTGCCGAAGACCTGCATAACGACCCTCAACTGAAGCGACGCCACCACTTCTGGGTCCTGGAGCACCAGGAGATCGGCGAGTCAACCTACGATAGCATGGGCTCACAGTTATCAATAACTCCAGCGGAACTTCACAAGGCCGCTCACACGCTGGGACAGGACAACTATTATGTCTACACTCAAGTACTGGGTCTTTCCGACGAGGAATTTGTCAATCTCATGCAGCAAGGGGTCATTGACTAG